ATAGAATTAATAAATGATTGACCGCCACAAACATAAATTTCTGTATCATTATCAATAAGTTGTTGTAAATTTTCTGATGTTAAATAACCATCTGTGTCGCGATAGTGTAATTCTAAGTTGCTGTTATCATCTTGTTGTTCAATTGTTTTTAACATTTCTTCAAATGCTACGTTGTCACTATCAGAAGTTACTTGAACGAAAGTTGAACGTGTATGCTCAGAAACTGCTTGTCTAAACATAGATACTAATGGCGTTACACCTACCCCAGAGCCTAAGAATAATTGCTTGTTTTCGCTATTCACTATGCCGAAGCCACCAACGGGTGCTGAAAGCGAAATAGTGTCTCCTATTTCGATGTCGTCGTGAAGAATTGTTGATACTTCGCCTTCATGGTCTTCGGTAACGTCTCTACGCACACCAAATGTTAAATAATCTTTACCACCATCGACGATTGAATAGTGTCTTTTAGCTTTATAAGGCAATTTCGGACTATCGATGTCCACGGTGATATATTGACCTGGTGTGAATTGGCTTAAGTCAATGTCATCAGATTGTACCGTAAATGATTTAATGTTACTAGTTTCTTGGCTAATATTAGTGACTTTAAATGGTTTGAATCCTGACCAGGCCATTTGTTCATATACTTGTTTTTCTAATCCTATGAATGCATCAGCTATCTCTTGATAGGCTTTTCCCCAAGTTTGGATAACTTCACTGTCATCAGTTAAACCAGTAACTTCTTTAATAGCCCATAATAAATTTTCACCAACGATAGGATAGTGTTCTGGAAGTACTTGTAAAGCACAGTGTTTGTAAACTACTGGCATAATTACAGGTACGATTGGAGATAAATCATCAATGTGTTCTGCAGCAGCTAGTACAGCCATAGCCAAAGCTGATGATTGTAAACCTTTCTTTTGATTTGTTTGGTTAAATACATTTTTTAACTCAGGATGTTCAATAAACAATCTATCATAGAATTTAGAGGTGATTGTTTGACCGTGTTCTTTCAATAATGGCACCGTATCTCTAATAGTTTGTATTTCATTTTCTGTTAACATTTGAATACCTCCTCATTGATTACAACTTCATTATCAGCCTAAATTAAGTAATAAACAATAATATATGCTTTATGTCACAAAAGGTTCAAAATAATTTGACAAATTTGAAAACGCATTATGCATTTTTTTATATTAACGAATAACTTAGATTAATAAAGATTATTATACAATAATATCGAAAGCTATATAATTTTTCACAGATTCACCCTATCGACTGATTATCTGGAACCAAAGTATGATTGTTAAAAAGTAGTAAATTTGTTTTACTTATAATGTTACAGGAAAATAACTTCAAAACATGTTTTACAGTATATTTGAAGGGTAATACAAATTTTCAGAAGAGTTTACTACAATTTAATTAGAAATAAAGGAGCACTACATAATGAAAAAGATTTTTGGGATGGTTATCCTCTATGTGTTGCTAATTGCATTATTAATCTCGATTATAACTGGCAACATTAGTAGAATAGATCAAAACGTATATCAAGGGCTACATAAATATTTAGATAGTGACTTTTTAAACCTTATATTAAGTATGTTATCGACTATTTTCGAACCATTTAATTGTTTGATTATGGTACTAATTATTTTAGCAATACTATTCTTTGTTAATAGAGCTAAATTTTGGTTATTAGGTTTTTGGAGTTTTTGTGTATTTTTAATCGGTACAATAATGAAATATGCTATTGAGAGACCTAGACCATCAACTCATTTCGATGGCTATAGTTTTCCAAGTATGCATGTGTTGAGTGTTTGTTTAGTTGTCAGTTTAGTAATTTTAGTAACGCGTAGTAAATGGGCTAAAGTAATTGGTGTATTACTAGTTGCTGGTATCATTGTTTCAAGAATATTTGTACATGCTCATTATTTCTCAGACACCATTGGTAGTTTAATTGTAATTAGCATTATGTTGTTAACGTTAAACCATCAACATTTAAATGCAATATCACATAATAAAAAGCAAGCATCTGAACCCAACACTTATAATGAATGATAAACTTTTTGGAATTTTTTAATGGTGCGAAGTAAGGTTAAGACAAGCGAGTTTTTAGTCCTAAATAAATTGAATAATATTGACTAAATTGAAGATGCGTTTATAGCAAACTGTTTGAACTTTGGTCATCTTTGTCGCAGGGGGCGAGTCTACAAAATCATTTTGGTTTTAGTCGCGCTCCCTTTTTGTGTATCAATTTATTTAAAATTAATAAATAACATAGTTACTATAAGTGTTAGAATAATTATATGTAATATATGTTCAAGTTTATGAAAGGTGTGTAACTATGACAATTGTAGTGTTAATCATTATCGGAATGATTTCAGCTATTATCGGTTCATTAATCGGAGTCGGTGGCGGTATAATCATCGTACCTACATTAGTTTATTTGGGTTCTAAAACGGATTTACTTACAGGCATAACAACACAAACGGCTGTCGGTATTTCCTCATTGACATTAGTCTTTACTGG
The genomic region above belongs to Staphylococcus durrellii and contains:
- a CDS encoding globin domain-containing protein — protein: MLTENEIQTIRDTVPLLKEHGQTITSKFYDRLFIEHPELKNVFNQTNQKKGLQSSALAMAVLAAAEHIDDLSPIVPVIMPVVYKHCALQVLPEHYPIVGENLLWAIKEVTGLTDDSEVIQTWGKAYQEIADAFIGLEKQVYEQMAWSGFKPFKVTNISQETSNIKSFTVQSDDIDLSQFTPGQYITVDIDSPKLPYKAKRHYSIVDGGKDYLTFGVRRDVTEDHEGEVSTILHDDIEIGDTISLSAPVGGFGIVNSENKQLFLGSGVGVTPLVSMFRQAVSEHTRSTFVQVTSDSDNVAFEEMLKTIEQQDDNSNLELHYRDTDGYLTSENLQQLIDNDTEIYVCGGQSFINSMIVNLKTLNVAESKVHFETFVPRLSFTV
- a CDS encoding phosphatase PAP2 family protein; this encodes MKKIFGMVILYVLLIALLISIITGNISRIDQNVYQGLHKYLDSDFLNLILSMLSTIFEPFNCLIMVLIILAILFFVNRAKFWLLGFWSFCVFLIGTIMKYAIERPRPSTHFDGYSFPSMHVLSVCLVVSLVILVTRSKWAKVIGVLLVAGIIVSRIFVHAHYFSDTIGSLIVISIMLLTLNHQHLNAISHNKKQASEPNTYNE